The Humulus lupulus chromosome 3, drHumLupu1.1, whole genome shotgun sequence genome window below encodes:
- the LOC133822585 gene encoding polygalacturonase QRT3-like yields the protein MIPLKNNGLLVVVIKYWLVIFVHVNLIFDYGESSYSSAISSTYHEQIRRLSLINASHLNHNRVPRQLSTFSITPSVLMASRVHHVIDYGADPTGTSDSTEALERAIHDAFQSPLDEGHLMKGVADLGGSEVHLDGGTYKISRPLLLPNSGGGNFMIHGGSICASNDFPTDRHLIELWPSSTTSPFEDITIKDIMLNANFRGGGISVVNSLRITIDNCYISHFTTNGILIQGGHETYIRNSFIGQHINIGGDHREKDFSGIGINIIGNDNSVTDVVIFSASVGIMVEGQANVFAGVHCYNKATMLGGTGIYVRLPGFTQTRIINCYFDFTGIVAEDPVQLHISNSFFLGNAFILIKSLNGVVSGVTIVDNMFSGDYTGVHIVQLDESKKEFHDVDQVVVDRNNVRGMVLKSTVARGTTWRNGTTWTVDFSKVLLFPNLIKNVQYTLHAGALFPNHVLRNVSRNRITVESDVPVSATLHVYVYQT from the exons ATGATTCCATTAAAGAATAATGGGTTGTTAGTAGTGGTTATCAAGTACTGGTTAGTAATTTTTGTGCATGTAAATTTGATTTTCGATTATGGAGAGAGTTCATATTCAAGCGCAATCAGCAGTACATACCATGAACAAATAAGACGTTTGTCATTGATCAACGCTTCCCATCTCAACCACAATCGAGTCCCTCGTCAACTTTCCACCTTCTCCATTACACCATCG GTTCTGATGGCCTCACGTGTACATCACGTGATCGATTACGGAGCAGACCCAACAGGGACATCGGACAGCACAGAAGCTCTCGAGCGAGCTATTCATGACGCGTTCCAGTCTCCTCTGGATGAAGGTCATTTGATGAAGGGTGTTGCTGACCTTGGTGGCTCAGAGGTTCATCTTGATGGTGGCACTTATAAGATCAGCCGTCCATTGCTTCTACCTAATTCTGGTGGTGGTAATTTTATG ATTCATGGGGGATCTATTTGTGCCTCCAATGATTTTCCAACTGACCGCCATTTGATCGAGCTATGGCCAAGTTCAACTACCTCACCGTTTGAGGACATCACAATCAAAGACATCATGCTCAATGCGAACTTCCGAGGTGGTGGAATATCAGTGGTCAATTCACTTAGAATTACCATAGACAATTGTTACATTTCACATTTCACCACCAATGGTATCCTAATACAAGGAGGCCACGAAACCTACATAAGAAACTCCTTCATTGGCCAACACATCAACATCGGCGGCGACCACCGCGAGAAAGATTTCTCCGGCATCGGAATCAACATCATTGGAAATGACAATTCAGTCACCGACGTCGTGATTTTCTCAGCCTCGGTTGGGATCATGGTCGAAGGCCAAGCCAATGTGTTCGCCGGAGTACACTGCTATAACAAGGCTACTATGTTAGGTGGCACAGGAATTTATGTTCGGTTACCCGGGTTTACCCAAACCCGAATTATAAACTGTTACTTTGACTTTACTGGGATCGTAGCTGAAGACCCGGTTCAACTTCACATTAGCAATTCATTCTTTCTTGGCAATGCCTTCATTTTGATCAAGTCCTTAAACGGGGTCGTATCTGGAGTTACTATTGTGGATAATATGTTCTCGGGCGATTATACTGGGGTCCATATAGTCCAATTGGATGAGTCTAAGAAGGAATTTCATGATGTTGATCAGGTTGTGGTGGACCGAAATAACGTTCGAGGCATGGTCCTTAAATCGACGGTTGCTAGGGGGACAACGTGGAGGAATGGAACCACGTGGACCGTTGATTTCTCTAAAGTCTTGCTCTTTCCGAACCTTATTAAAAATGTTCAATACACGCTACATGCAGGAGCGTTGTTTCCTAATCATGTGTTGAGGAATGTATCGAGGAATCGAATTACGGTTGAATCTGACGTTCCTGTGTCTGCCACGTTGCATGTATATGTGTATCAAACATGA